A region from the Triticum aestivum cultivar Chinese Spring chromosome 3D, IWGSC CS RefSeq v2.1, whole genome shotgun sequence genome encodes:
- the LOC123079039 gene encoding GATA transcription factor 12, with product MEATAPDYYGRDKKGSDLFVVDDLLSLPCDDEEEEEEGVGEAPFLPANAAAVIVKQEAGFGNVSADSSTVTALDSCSNSFSGLADGDFSGGLCEPYDQLAELEWLSNYMGEGEESFATEDLHKLQLISGIPSGGFPSANGPPAPAATAATAQPGVFLPEGPVPAKARSKRSRVAPGNWSSRLLVLPQAPASPPSPASMAISPAESGVSAQAFHVKKPSKPAKKKEVPPQAQAQAQAQSVSAPTAPSGVTAAANEGRRCLHCETDKTPQWRTGPMGPKTLCNACGVRYKSGRLVPEYRPAASPTFVMSRHSNSHRKVLELRRQREMHHHHQPSQLQQHAVAGGVGRIMHMESHLLFDGPAAPPILGGGDDFLIHHRLGTTDYRQQLI from the exons atggaggccacGGCGCCCGACTACTACGGCCGCGACAAGAAGGGCTCCGACCTCTTCGTCGTCGACGACCTCCTCTCGCTGCCgtgcgacgacgaggaggaggaggaggaaggggtcgGCGAGGCGCCGTTCCTGCCGGCCAACGCCGCCGCCGTCATCGTCAAGCAGGAGGCCGGGTTCGGGAACGTGTCGGCCGACTCGTCCACCGTCACGGCCCTCGACAGCTGCAGCAACTCCTTCTCCGGCCTCGCCGACGGCGACTTCTCCGGCGGCCTCTGCGAGCCG TACGATCAGCTGGCGGAGCTGGAATGGCTGTCCAACTACATGGGCGAGGGCGAGGAGAGCTTCGCCACCGAGGACCTACACAAGCTGCAGCTCATCTCCGGCATCCCCTCCGGCGGCTTCCCCTCGGCGAACGGGCCGCCTGCTCCGGCGGCAACCGCTGCCACGGCGCAGCCCGGCGTGTTCCTGCCGGAGGGCCCCGTCCCCGCCAAGGCGCGTAGCAAGCGCTCCCGCGTTGCGCCGGGCAACTGGTCGTCCCGCCTGCTCGTTCTCCCGCAGGCCCCGGCCTCCCCGCCGTCCCCGGCGTCCATGGCCATCTCGCCGGCGGAGTCTGGCGTCTCAGCCCAGGCGTTCCATGTCAAGAAGCCTTccaagccggccaagaagaaggaGGTGCCGCCGCAGGCGCAGGCACAGGCTCAGGCTCAGTCAGTGAGCGCGCCCACAGCGCCCTCCGGCGTCACGGCGGCGGCCAACGAAGGTCGGCGGTGCCTGCACTGCGAGACGGACAAGACGCCGCAGTGGAGGACGGGGCCCATGGGCCCCAAGACGCTGTGCAACGCGTGCGGGGTGCGGTACAAGTCGGGCCGGCTGGTGCCGGAGTACCGCCCGGCCGCGAGCCCGACGTTCGTGATGTCGAGGCATTCCAATTCCCACCGCAAGGTGCTGGAGCTCCGCCGCCAGAGGGagatgcaccaccaccaccagccgtcgcagctccagCAGCACGCCGTCGCCGGCGGCGTCGGAAGGATAATGCACATGGAGAGCCACCTGCTGTTCGACGGGCCGGCGGCGCCGCCCAtcctcggcggcggcgacgacttcTTGATCCACCACCGCCTAGGGACGACGGACTACCGGCAGCAACTCATCTAG